Proteins encoded together in one Cicer arietinum cultivar CDC Frontier isolate Library 1 chromosome 4, Cicar.CDCFrontier_v2.0, whole genome shotgun sequence window:
- the LOC101515419 gene encoding probable inactive histone-lysine N-methyltransferase SUVR2 isoform X1, with translation MSPNPRVIKAYNAMRALGISENEVKPVLKNLVKVYDRNWELIEEDNYRTLIDAYFELKEDKQEEHKRKAPISSHDGERPKQKLHLVDRDNHVSSTDNSRQVLSVEDTEIRPKTFKHETIKPSQISRQDMKPTASSQALQRRLSDQERISSLPCMAARDKKYCPGEASSAGHCKDPIDEPRHPCIQRKILSSDHYQKKITTSGTEKPKLHLGSVSRSCNGSPDASNGNLSVKYLSNVYQNTQKKEDSPTCNNNNRISKANIDIAASPLGEVKISLNCDSALDQPNFHIPNLDVVMKSVEEKYLRSCKTVEPQLSMTKLLDDLCRSYLKMGLNLSRKGLIPKPRQALAEDKKKSFRYFDDISKGSEKIKISLLDETESEDFPKFNYIPCNVIYQSANVNISLARIADEDCCSDCSGDCLSLSLPCACSQETGGEFAYSSQGLLKDKFLSDCMSMLLEPQDHHYVYCKECPIERTKNEHNPEPCKGHLVRKFIKECWRKCGCDMQCGNRVVQRGVRRKLQVFLTQEGKGWGVRSLENLPKGCFVCEYAGEILTNTELYERIVQSSGNDRHTYPVTLDADWGSEVGLKDEEALCLDATYNGNVARFINHRCADANLIDIPVEVETPDRHYYHLALFTNRNVNAYEELTWDYGIDFDDHTHPIKAFECCCGSTFCRDKKQKGTRLTKTKKLKNTYSHIK, from the exons ATGTCTCCTAATCCAAGGGTTATTAAAGCCTATAATGCTATGAGGGCCTTAGGAATCTCTGAGAATGAGGTGAAACCGGTGTTGAAGAATTTGGTTAAAGTGTACGATAGAAATTGGGAACTTATTGAAGAAGACAATTATCGGACACTTATAGATGCATACTTTGAGTTAAAGGAAGATAAG CAGGAAGAGCATAAGAGAAAAGCTCCAATCAGTTCTCATGATGGAGAAAGACCAAAACAGAAACTTCACTTGGTTGATAGGGACAACCATGTTTCATCAACTGACAACTCAAGACAAGTGTTGTCTGTAGAAGACACTGAGATACGTCCAAAGACTTTTAAACACGAAACTATTAAACCATCTCAAATTTCCAGGCAAGATATGAAGCCCACAGCCAGTTCACAGGCATTGCAGAGAAGGTTGAGCGACCAAGAAAGGATCTCAAGTTTACCTTGCATGGCTGCTagagataaaaaatattgtccCGGGGAAGCATCATCTGCAGGGCATTGTAAAGATCCAATTGATGAACCTCGCCACCCTTGTATTCAGAGAAAAATACTGTCCAGTGATCATTATCAGAAGAAGATTACAACATCAGGAACTGAGAAACCTAAGCTTCATCTGGGATCTGTTTCGAGGAGTTGCAATG GCTCACCTGATGCTTCAAATGGAAATCTTTCTGTCAAATACCTGTCAAATGTGTATCAGAATACACAAAAGAAAGAAGATAGCCCCACATGCAATAATAACAACAGAATCAGTAAGGCTAATATTGATATTGCTGCTTCACCCTTGGGAGAAGTTAAGATTTCTTTAAATTGTGATTCTGCATTGGATCAACCAAATTTCCATATTCCTAATTTGGATGTTGTTATGAAATCCGTGGAGGAGAAATACCTGAGGTCTTGCAAGACTGTCGAACCCCAACTATCCATGACGAAGCTATTAGATGATTTATGCAGAAGTTACTTGAAGATGGGCTTGAATTTAAGTCGAAAGGGGTTGATTCCTAAGCCAAGGCAAGCTCTTGCTGAGGATAAAAAGAAATCCTTTCGATATTTCGATGACATATCAAAAGGttcagaaaaaattaaaatatcattattagATGAGACTGAAAGTGAGGATTTTCCAAAGTTTAATTACATACCATGTAATGTAATATATCAAAGTGCTAATGTAAATATTTCACTTGCTCGGATTGCGGATGAGGATTGCTGTTCTGATTGTTCAGGCGACTGTCTTTCCTTATCACTTCCTTGTGCATGCTCTCAAGAAACTGGGGGAGAGTTTGCTTACTCTTCACAAGGTTTGTTGAAAGACAAATTTTTATCAGATTGCATGTCTATGCTACTGGAACCTCAAGATCATCATTATGTGTATTGTAAAGAATGCCCAATTGAGAGGACTAAGAATGAGCACAATCCTGAACCATGCAAGGGACATCTGGTTAGGAAGTTTATAAAGGAGTGCTGGAGAAAATGTGGATGTGACATGCAGTGTGGAAATAGGGTAGTGCAACGAGGTGTAAGACGTAAATTGCAG GTGTTTTTGACTCAAGAAGGAAAGGGATGGGGCGTTAGATCACTAGAAAACTTGCCCAAGGGATGCTTTGTATGTGAATATGCTGGGGAAATTTTAACCAATACAGAGTTATATGAAAGGATTGTCCAGAGCAGTGGCAATGACAGACATACATATCCGGTAACGCTTGATGCAGACTGGGGCTCAGAAGTGGGGTTAAAGGATGAAGAGGCATTATGCTTGGACGCAACATATAATGGGAATGTTGCAAGATTCATCAATCATAG ATGCGCTGATGCAAATCTAATAGACATTCCTGTTGAAGTGGAGACACCTGATCGACACTATTATCAT CTTGCCCTCTTTACTAACAGAAATGTGAATGCGTACGAGGAGTTGACATGG GATTATGGTATTGACTTCGATGATCACACCCATCCTATTAAAGCATTTGAATGTTGTTGCGGAAGCACCTTCTGCCGTGATAAGAAGCAAAAAG GAACTAGATTAACAAAGACTAAAAAACTCAAgaatacatattcacatataaAGTAA
- the LOC101514885 gene encoding protein PHR1-LIKE 1 isoform X1 — protein MSSSFPSSSMQAASINSNIRSVGHMFSTXAELPDNILFSSASEAHSTTFVSPPQEIDAISWGTDPIENILQLPDNVPFQNDQVEYNGSYVLDGNGKPTDFKEWVDQLMSDDDSLQPNWNALLGDNNNNNNIAEPKPKETQVSLQQYVPSKEVNDLPNSVSTTSQPKPRMRWTPELHEAFVEAVNQLGGSEKATPKGVLNLMKVEGLTIYHVKSHLQKYRTARYKPESSEEIPEKKLASIEEMTSLDLKTTKGITEALRLQMELQKRLHEQLEIQRNLQIQIENQGKRLQMMFEQQIKSDDPSAPLSSDVLPSPVENLENSNEGHEKIGISGSTPPNMPEESFQDASIKQRGEDAQIIDELELGEDQLAAPPTKRVKTD, from the exons ATGTCTTCCTCTTTTCCATCTTCCTCAATGCAGGCTGCATCGATAAATTCCAACATCAGAAGCGTTGGGCACATGTTTTCAACTCN TGCTGAACTTCCTGACAACATACTTTTTTCCTCGGCTTCAGAAGCACATTCTACGACATTTGTTTCTCCCCCTCAAGAAATTGATGCTATCTCCTGGGGAACAGATCCTATTGAAAATATTCTTCAGCTTCCTGATAATGTTCCCTTCCAGAATGATCAGGTGGAATACAATGGTTCTTACGTCTTGGATGGAAATGGTAAACCAACGGATTTCAAGGAGTGGGTTGATCAGTTAATGTCGGATGATGATTCTCTTCAACCAAATTGGAATGCACTTCtcggtgataataataataataacaatattgcAGAACCAAAGCCAAAG GAAACCCAGGTTTCACTGCAGCAGTATGTACCATCTAAAGAAGTTAACGATCTTCCTAATTCTGTGTCGACTACATCACAACCTAAGCCCAGAATGCGCTGGACTCCAGAACTTCATGAGGCCTTTGTAGAAGCAGTCAATCAGCTTGGTGGCAGTGAGA AGGCTACTCCAAAGGGTGTCTTGAACCTGATGAAAGTTGAGGGCCTTACCATCTATCATGTGAAAAGCCACTTGCAG AAATATAGAACTGCCAGATACAAACCGGAATCATCAGAAG AAATTCCAGAGAAGAAGTTGgcttcaattgaagaaatgACGTCTTTAGACTTAAAAAC GACTAAGGGGATTACGGAAGCTTTGCGATTGCAGATGGAACTCCAGAAGCGACTTCATGAACAACTTGAG ATACAAAGaaatttacaaattcaaattgAGAACCAAGGGAAGCGTCTACAGATGATGTTTGAGCAACAGATTAAGTCAGATGATCCTTCTGCTCCACTATCAAGTGATGTGCTACCTTCTCCAGTTGAAAATTTAGAAAACTCAAATGAGGGTCATGAAAAAATTGGAATCAGTGGTAGCACTCCTCCCAACATGCCTGAAGAAAGTTTCCAGGATGCAAGCATAAAACAAAGGGGAGAAGATGCTCAAATTATTGATGAACTTGAGCTGGGAGAAGACCAACTTGCCGCACCACCCACAAAACGAGTGAAGACTGACTGA
- the LOC101514885 gene encoding protein PHR1-LIKE 1 isoform X2 — MFSTXAELPDNILFSSASEAHSTTFVSPPQEIDAISWGTDPIENILQLPDNVPFQNDQVEYNGSYVLDGNGKPTDFKEWVDQLMSDDDSLQPNWNALLGDNNNNNNIAEPKPKETQVSLQQYVPSKEVNDLPNSVSTTSQPKPRMRWTPELHEAFVEAVNQLGGSEKATPKGVLNLMKVEGLTIYHVKSHLQKYRTARYKPESSEEIPEKKLASIEEMTSLDLKTTKGITEALRLQMELQKRLHEQLEIQRNLQIQIENQGKRLQMMFEQQIKSDDPSAPLSSDVLPSPVENLENSNEGHEKIGISGSTPPNMPEESFQDASIKQRGEDAQIIDELELGEDQLAAPPTKRVKTD, encoded by the exons ATGTTTTCAACTCN TGCTGAACTTCCTGACAACATACTTTTTTCCTCGGCTTCAGAAGCACATTCTACGACATTTGTTTCTCCCCCTCAAGAAATTGATGCTATCTCCTGGGGAACAGATCCTATTGAAAATATTCTTCAGCTTCCTGATAATGTTCCCTTCCAGAATGATCAGGTGGAATACAATGGTTCTTACGTCTTGGATGGAAATGGTAAACCAACGGATTTCAAGGAGTGGGTTGATCAGTTAATGTCGGATGATGATTCTCTTCAACCAAATTGGAATGCACTTCtcggtgataataataataataacaatattgcAGAACCAAAGCCAAAG GAAACCCAGGTTTCACTGCAGCAGTATGTACCATCTAAAGAAGTTAACGATCTTCCTAATTCTGTGTCGACTACATCACAACCTAAGCCCAGAATGCGCTGGACTCCAGAACTTCATGAGGCCTTTGTAGAAGCAGTCAATCAGCTTGGTGGCAGTGAGA AGGCTACTCCAAAGGGTGTCTTGAACCTGATGAAAGTTGAGGGCCTTACCATCTATCATGTGAAAAGCCACTTGCAG AAATATAGAACTGCCAGATACAAACCGGAATCATCAGAAG AAATTCCAGAGAAGAAGTTGgcttcaattgaagaaatgACGTCTTTAGACTTAAAAAC GACTAAGGGGATTACGGAAGCTTTGCGATTGCAGATGGAACTCCAGAAGCGACTTCATGAACAACTTGAG ATACAAAGaaatttacaaattcaaattgAGAACCAAGGGAAGCGTCTACAGATGATGTTTGAGCAACAGATTAAGTCAGATGATCCTTCTGCTCCACTATCAAGTGATGTGCTACCTTCTCCAGTTGAAAATTTAGAAAACTCAAATGAGGGTCATGAAAAAATTGGAATCAGTGGTAGCACTCCTCCCAACATGCCTGAAGAAAGTTTCCAGGATGCAAGCATAAAACAAAGGGGAGAAGATGCTCAAATTATTGATGAACTTGAGCTGGGAGAAGACCAACTTGCCGCACCACCCACAAAACGAGTGAAGACTGACTGA
- the LOC101488617 gene encoding plasmodesmata-located protein 2-like produces MDVSYFTTIFFITFTFLLFLPSSKPISNYNTLLVYKTCSTQTFNHQSYSSQTPLNSLFQQLIAQSSQYKFFKTNEAINNDTFISGFFQCRHDITIQDCFTCVTTLLSNTLCSDSTSARVQLQGCYVQYKTEQQQQFQETTIPESKNNIIFHKDCGVPFVELKELMDEAFMRLENGIINSDGFCTMNYKRVKLMAQCEGDLNRCECSECVGDAVEVAKEECDSSVSAQIYFDKCFISYEYMPKSNGDAGYSVPGESRNSNTQKLIAIIVGGAAALLLGLIFVSLLNSRLKKDDYE; encoded by the exons ATGGATGTTTCCTATTTCACCACAATCTTTTTCATCACTTTCACTTTCTTGCTCTTCCTACCTTCTTCCAAACCAATTTCCAATTACAACACATTACTAGTATACAAAACATGTTCAACACAAACCTTTAACCATCAATCTTACTCTTCTCAAACACCACTCAATTCATTATTCCAACAACTCATAGCACAATCATCCCAATACAAATTCTTCAAAACCAACGAAGCAATCAACAACGACACCTTCATCTCTGGCTTTTTTCAATGCAGACACGACATCACCATACAAGATTGTTTCACATGTGTAACAACTTTACTTTCAAACACCTTGTGCAGTGATTCCACATCAGCACGAGTACAACTCCAAGGTTGCTATGTTCAATATAAAacagaacaacaacaacaatttcaagAAACAACTATTCCTGAATcgaaaaataacattatttttcaCAAGGATTGTGGAGTACCCTTTGTAGAGTTAAAAGAGTTGATGGATGAGGCATTTATGAGATTGGAAAATGGGATTATAAATAGTGATGGGTTTTGCACGATGAATTATAAAAGGGTGAAATTGATGGCACAGTGTGAAGGTGATTTGAATAGATGTGAATGTAGTGAATGTGTTGGTGATGCAGTTGAGGTTGCTAAGGAAGAATGTGATAGTTCAGTTTCGgcacaaatatattttgataagtGTTTTATAAGCTATGAATACATGCCGAAATCAAATGGTGATGCTGGTTACTCTGTTCCAG GGGAAAGCAGAAACAGCAACACCCAAAAGTTGATAGCAATAATTGTTGGAGGAGCTGCCGCTCTGTTACTTGGTCTTATTTTTGTATCGCTGCTTAACTCTAGGCTTAAAAAAGACGATTATGAGTAG
- the LOC101515419 gene encoding probable inactive histone-lysine N-methyltransferase SUVR2 isoform X2: MSPNPRVIKAYNAMRALGISENEVKPVLKNLVKVYDRNWELIEEDNYRTLIDAYFELKEDKEEHKRKAPISSHDGERPKQKLHLVDRDNHVSSTDNSRQVLSVEDTEIRPKTFKHETIKPSQISRQDMKPTASSQALQRRLSDQERISSLPCMAARDKKYCPGEASSAGHCKDPIDEPRHPCIQRKILSSDHYQKKITTSGTEKPKLHLGSVSRSCNGSPDASNGNLSVKYLSNVYQNTQKKEDSPTCNNNNRISKANIDIAASPLGEVKISLNCDSALDQPNFHIPNLDVVMKSVEEKYLRSCKTVEPQLSMTKLLDDLCRSYLKMGLNLSRKGLIPKPRQALAEDKKKSFRYFDDISKGSEKIKISLLDETESEDFPKFNYIPCNVIYQSANVNISLARIADEDCCSDCSGDCLSLSLPCACSQETGGEFAYSSQGLLKDKFLSDCMSMLLEPQDHHYVYCKECPIERTKNEHNPEPCKGHLVRKFIKECWRKCGCDMQCGNRVVQRGVRRKLQVFLTQEGKGWGVRSLENLPKGCFVCEYAGEILTNTELYERIVQSSGNDRHTYPVTLDADWGSEVGLKDEEALCLDATYNGNVARFINHRCADANLIDIPVEVETPDRHYYHLALFTNRNVNAYEELTWDYGIDFDDHTHPIKAFECCCGSTFCRDKKQKGTRLTKTKKLKNTYSHIK; the protein is encoded by the exons ATGTCTCCTAATCCAAGGGTTATTAAAGCCTATAATGCTATGAGGGCCTTAGGAATCTCTGAGAATGAGGTGAAACCGGTGTTGAAGAATTTGGTTAAAGTGTACGATAGAAATTGGGAACTTATTGAAGAAGACAATTATCGGACACTTATAGATGCATACTTTGAGTTAAAGGAAGATAAG GAAGAGCATAAGAGAAAAGCTCCAATCAGTTCTCATGATGGAGAAAGACCAAAACAGAAACTTCACTTGGTTGATAGGGACAACCATGTTTCATCAACTGACAACTCAAGACAAGTGTTGTCTGTAGAAGACACTGAGATACGTCCAAAGACTTTTAAACACGAAACTATTAAACCATCTCAAATTTCCAGGCAAGATATGAAGCCCACAGCCAGTTCACAGGCATTGCAGAGAAGGTTGAGCGACCAAGAAAGGATCTCAAGTTTACCTTGCATGGCTGCTagagataaaaaatattgtccCGGGGAAGCATCATCTGCAGGGCATTGTAAAGATCCAATTGATGAACCTCGCCACCCTTGTATTCAGAGAAAAATACTGTCCAGTGATCATTATCAGAAGAAGATTACAACATCAGGAACTGAGAAACCTAAGCTTCATCTGGGATCTGTTTCGAGGAGTTGCAATG GCTCACCTGATGCTTCAAATGGAAATCTTTCTGTCAAATACCTGTCAAATGTGTATCAGAATACACAAAAGAAAGAAGATAGCCCCACATGCAATAATAACAACAGAATCAGTAAGGCTAATATTGATATTGCTGCTTCACCCTTGGGAGAAGTTAAGATTTCTTTAAATTGTGATTCTGCATTGGATCAACCAAATTTCCATATTCCTAATTTGGATGTTGTTATGAAATCCGTGGAGGAGAAATACCTGAGGTCTTGCAAGACTGTCGAACCCCAACTATCCATGACGAAGCTATTAGATGATTTATGCAGAAGTTACTTGAAGATGGGCTTGAATTTAAGTCGAAAGGGGTTGATTCCTAAGCCAAGGCAAGCTCTTGCTGAGGATAAAAAGAAATCCTTTCGATATTTCGATGACATATCAAAAGGttcagaaaaaattaaaatatcattattagATGAGACTGAAAGTGAGGATTTTCCAAAGTTTAATTACATACCATGTAATGTAATATATCAAAGTGCTAATGTAAATATTTCACTTGCTCGGATTGCGGATGAGGATTGCTGTTCTGATTGTTCAGGCGACTGTCTTTCCTTATCACTTCCTTGTGCATGCTCTCAAGAAACTGGGGGAGAGTTTGCTTACTCTTCACAAGGTTTGTTGAAAGACAAATTTTTATCAGATTGCATGTCTATGCTACTGGAACCTCAAGATCATCATTATGTGTATTGTAAAGAATGCCCAATTGAGAGGACTAAGAATGAGCACAATCCTGAACCATGCAAGGGACATCTGGTTAGGAAGTTTATAAAGGAGTGCTGGAGAAAATGTGGATGTGACATGCAGTGTGGAAATAGGGTAGTGCAACGAGGTGTAAGACGTAAATTGCAG GTGTTTTTGACTCAAGAAGGAAAGGGATGGGGCGTTAGATCACTAGAAAACTTGCCCAAGGGATGCTTTGTATGTGAATATGCTGGGGAAATTTTAACCAATACAGAGTTATATGAAAGGATTGTCCAGAGCAGTGGCAATGACAGACATACATATCCGGTAACGCTTGATGCAGACTGGGGCTCAGAAGTGGGGTTAAAGGATGAAGAGGCATTATGCTTGGACGCAACATATAATGGGAATGTTGCAAGATTCATCAATCATAG ATGCGCTGATGCAAATCTAATAGACATTCCTGTTGAAGTGGAGACACCTGATCGACACTATTATCAT CTTGCCCTCTTTACTAACAGAAATGTGAATGCGTACGAGGAGTTGACATGG GATTATGGTATTGACTTCGATGATCACACCCATCCTATTAAAGCATTTGAATGTTGTTGCGGAAGCACCTTCTGCCGTGATAAGAAGCAAAAAG GAACTAGATTAACAAAGACTAAAAAACTCAAgaatacatattcacatataaAGTAA
- the LOC101489287 gene encoding hypothetical protein At1g04090, with protein sequence MFGCECFCWDSVPQCFDSDPFPFSLPQPLPQWPQGSGFAGGRMSLGRIEVAKVNKFEIVWRSTNLNGKSLGFTFYRPLEIPDGFSCLGYYCQSNEQPLRGHVLVARETFSKPQADCSASESPALKKPLNYSLMWSVDSHDECVYFWLPNPPTGYKPLGVIVTTNPNEPEVEEVRCVRTDLTEICETSDLLLTMKSKFSKNSFQVWKTEPCDRGMLARGVSVGTFFCGTYFDSEQVVVDIACLKNLDSSLHAMPNLNQIHALIEHYGPTVYFHPDEIYMPSSVPWFFKNGALLYAAGSEKGKTIDYQGSNLPRGGLNDGAFWIDLPSDEQARNNLKKGNIESAELYVHVKPALGGAFTDIAMWVFCPFNGPATLKVSLVNIEMSKIGEHVGDWEHFTLRVSNFTGELWSAFFSEHSGGKWINAFDLEFVKENKPIVYSSRHGHASYPHPGTYLQGSSKLGIGVRNDAARSKFIVDSSVRYKIVAAEYLGDGVITEPCWLQYMREWGPTIVYDSRSEIEKIIDLLPIFVRFSVENLFELFPTELYGEEGPTGPKEKDNWLGDEYC encoded by the exons ATGTTTGGTTGTGAGTGTTTTTGTTGGGATAGTGTTCCTCAATGTTTTGATTCCGATCCATTTCCCTTTTCTCTCCCTCAACCTCTTCCTCAATGGCCACAAG GTAGCGGTTTTGCCGGTGGAAGAATGTCCCTTGGGAGAATAGAAGTTGCAAAAGTAAACAAGTTTGAGATCGTTTGGAGAAGCACAAATTTGAATGGAAAGTCTTTAGGTTTCACATTTTATAGACCTTTGGAGATTCCAGATGGATTTTCCTGTCTTGGTTACTACTGCCAGTCCAACGAACAGCCGTTGCGAGGACACGTTCTTGTAGCTCGGGAAACTTTTTCTAAACCTCAAGCTGATTGTTCTGCATCAGAATCCCCGGCTCTAAAAAAGCCACTTAACTACTCGTTAATGTGGAGCGTGGATTCACATGATGAATGTGTTTACTTTTGGTTGCCAAACCCTCCAACGGGTTATAAACCCCTGGGAGTAATAGTTACTACCAATCCAAATGAACCTGAAGTTGAAGAAGTTAGATGCGTGCGAACCGATCTTACAGAAATTTGTGAGACATCTGATCTATTATTAACAATGAAGTCAAAATTTTCGAAAAATTCTTTCCAAGTTTGGAAGACAGAACCCTGTGATAGAGGTATGCTGGCTAGGGGTGTTTCGGTTGGGACATTCTTCTGCGGCACATACTTTGATTCTGAACAAGTGGTGGTAGACATTGCGTGTTTGAAGAATCTTGATTCTTCGTTGCATGCAATGCCAAATCTGAACCAGATTCATGCACTTATCGAGCATTACGGGCCAACAGTATACTTTCATCCTGATGAGATATACATGCCGTCATCAGTGCCGTGGTTTTTTAAGAATGGAGCTCTTTTGTATGCTGCAGGTAGCGAGAAGGGTAAAACTATAGATTATCAAGGCTCAAATTTACCTCGCGGAGGATTGAATGATGGTGCCTTTTGGATTGATTTGCCTAGTGATGAACAAGCGAGAAATAATCTAAAGAAGGGAAACATAGAGAGTGCAGAACTCTATGTACATGTAAAACCGGCATTGGGTGGGGCCTTTACTGATATTGCAATGTGGGTTTTTTGCCCTTTCAATGGACCTGCCACTCTTAAAGTTTCATTGGTGAACATTGAGATGAGTAAGATAGGGGAACATGTTGGTGACTGGGAGCACTTCACCCTCCGTGTAAGCAACTTCACCGGAGAGCTTTGGTCGGCTTTTTTTTCTGAACACAGTGGAGGTAAATGGATAAACGCATTCGATTTGGAGTTTGTTAAGGAGAATAAACCGATTGTTTATTCATCGAGACACGGACATGCTAGCTACCCTCATCCGGGGACTTACCTTCAGGGATCATCCAAACTTGGTATCGGAGTTCGCAATGATGCGGCTCGAAGTAAATTTATTGTGGATTCAAGTGTTAGATATAAGATTGTTGCAGCCGAATATCTTGGTGATGGAGTCATTACAGAACCATGTTGGTTACAATATATGAGAGAGTGGGGTCCAACCATTGTTTACGATTCGCGTTCCGAAATAGAGAAGATAATAGACCTGCTTCCAATATTTGTTAGGTTTTCTGTGGAGAACCTATTTGAATTATTTCCAACAGAGCTTTATGGTGAGGAGGGGCCAACAGGTCCAAAGGAGAAGGACAACTGGCTAGGAGATGAATATTGCTAG
- the LOC101488962 gene encoding uncharacterized protein produces the protein MSMLAPPFHLLEINIISAQDLSPVSKSIKAYAVAWLDPQRKLTTQIDPHAHNNPTWNEKFVFRVDDDFLQSEDSAIVIEIYSSAWLRDILIGTVAVNLNNLLPRLYNRKSKIRFVALQVRRPSGRPQGILNIGVNLVDATMRSMPMYSELSSSAVEYHDLMNPKKIQNHENENNACDSKLMTLQRSQSEKNDSTINDYTYNPNGKNGYGGVENSESEIGVPTGKKGVIMNANGSLCSDVGPSPSVVAAAIAKGLYPLPLPVPRKAANPMFDKMDRWRTMELPVVYDHLGKNNCNGEKMGMKQTGEGNKKGSRQGLFSCFGTALGCEISITCGGGNRNNKKRYDGTKPRVVTASELSYDGSSYI, from the coding sequence ATGTCAATGCTAGCACCCCCATTCCACCTCCTAGAAATCAACATCATATCAGCACAAGACCTATCCCCCgtttcaaaatcaatcaaagccTACGCCGTAGCGTGGCTCGATCCACAACGCAAATTAACTACCCAAATTGACCCTCACGCTCACAACAACCCTACATGGAACGAAAAATTCGTTTTCCGCGTCGACGACGATTTTCTCCAGTCCGAAGATTCCGCTATCGTCATCGAAATCTACTCCTCCGCTTGGCTCCGTGATATTCTAATCGGAACCGTCGCCGTTAATCTCAATAACCTCTTACCTCGTTTATATAACCGCAAATCGAAGATCCGTTTCGTCGCTTTACAGGTTCGTCGTCCCTCCGGTCGTCCTCAGGGGATTCTAAACATCGGCGTTAACCTCGTCGACGCTACAATGCGAAGCATGCCGATGTATTCAGAGCTTAGTTCATCCGCCGTTGAATATCACGATCTAATGAAccctaaaaaaattcaaaaccacGAAAATGAAAACAACGCATGCGATTCGAAATTGATGACGCTTCAGCGATCTCAGAGCGAGAAAAACGATTCCACGATTAACGATTATACTTATAATCCTAACGGAAAAAACGGTTACGGCGGTGTTGAGAATTCCGAATCGGAAATCGGAGTTCCGACTGGGAAGAAAGGTGTGATCATGAACGCGAACGGTTCGCTTTGTTCGGACGTCGGACCTTCGCCATCGGTGGTGGCGGCGGCGATAGCGAAAGGATTGTATCCATTGCCGTTGCCGGTTCCACGGAAGGCGGCGAATCCGATGTTCGATAAGATGGACCGGTGGAGAACGATGGAGTTACCGGTGGTGTATGATCATTTGGGGAAGAACAATTGTAATGGTGAGAAGATGGGGATGAAACAAACAGGGGAAGGGAACAAAAAGGGGTCACGGCAAGGGTTGTTTTCTTGTTTTGGAACAGCATTAGGGTGTGAGATATCGATTACTTGTGGTGGGGGTAACCGTAATAATAAGAAGAGGTATGATGGTACTAAGCCTCGTGTTGTTACTGCATCTGAACTCTCTTATGATGGATCCtcttatatttga